The genomic interval CGAAGCTCTGGGTCTCTCGTCAATCTACCAATTAGTATAACACGATTCAACATCGTTTCTGACCTCCCAATCGAACAATCCAGCTTGGATTAAGCGGCGTCTCTGACGATCAACGAACGGATAACTTCATCCGTAATCTTCATGATACGGTCAAGTTCATTTACAACTTCAGTAGTTGCATTGAAATGAACGAGTACAAAATAACCATCACGAAGCTTGTTGATTTCATACGCAAGACGACGTTTTCCGCTCACATCTTGCTTTGTGACTTCTCCGCCATT from Paenibacillus sp. FSL K6-3182 carries:
- the rpsF gene encoding 30S ribosomal protein S6; the encoded protein is MRKYEVMYIVRPDVEQEALQAIVDKFHGIISNGGEVTKQDVSGKRRLAYEINKLRDGYFVLVHFNATTEVVNELDRIMKITDEVIRSLIVRDAA